One Lucilia cuprina isolate Lc7/37 chromosome 4, ASM2204524v1, whole genome shotgun sequence DNA segment encodes these proteins:
- the LOC111678868 gene encoding uncharacterized protein LOC111678868: MICEPNLNLPQPIELESLKMTTETKKVGLGKTSLDQTNVKREVLYEQKDYDLLPLFKDQFQHLNNILSLHSNDYLACRWNTFLDNVPQNYIRIRSYVDYKKSLETQVVRRKLLNGHFYGIDNKLAPIPQLKDPRSYAKIDNHKK, translated from the exons atgatTTGCGAACCAAACCTAAATTTACCTCAACCAATTGAATTAGAATCTCTAAAGATGACCACGGAAACCAAAAAAGTTGGACTTGGGAAAACAAGTTTAGATCAAACTAATGTTAAACGAGAGGTTTTATATGAACAAAAAGATTACGATCTCCTACCATTATTCAAAGATCAAtttcaacatttaaataatattttgtcttTGCACTCTAATGATTATTTGGCCTGTCGTTGGAATACTTTTTTGGATAATGTTCCACAAAATTACATACGCATACGTTCATATGTGGACTATAAAAAATCGCTGGA aactcAAGTAGTAAGacgaaaattattaaatggACATTTTTATGGTATTGATAATAAACTTGCACCAATACCACAGTTAAAAGATCCTAGGAGTTATGCGAAAATAGATAATCACAAGAAGTAA